In one Spirosoma rigui genomic region, the following are encoded:
- a CDS encoding YtxH domain-containing protein, with protein MFSKRIKYLHDYHSEQTYLSGLLTGVVAGLAIGFLFAPRSGKELRKQIADGVDDQTREVKNQWDKTKAQAKETINNIKSSAGILADKAQDELNDVKNKAGHLTDKWR; from the coding sequence ATGTTTTCCAAACGTATCAAATACCTCCATGACTACCATAGCGAGCAGACGTATCTGTCGGGCTTGCTGACAGGTGTTGTTGCTGGCCTGGCTATCGGATTTCTATTTGCTCCCCGGTCGGGCAAAGAGTTGCGCAAACAGATTGCAGACGGTGTGGATGACCAAACCCGGGAAGTGAAGAACCAGTGGGACAAGACCAAAGCGCAGGCCAAAGAAACAATTAACAACATTAAATCCAGCGCCGGAATTCTTGCCGACAAGGCGCAGGATGAACTCAACGACGTGAAAAACAAAGCGGGACACCTGACCGACAAATGGCGGTAG
- a CDS encoding KUP/HAK/KT family potassium transporter, translating to MEDKKHLDTVKAAGLLVALGIIYGDIGTSPLYTLRAIIDNRVVDEILVKGALSCVFWTLTLQTSVKYVILILRADNRGEGGIFALYALIRRHARWLTIPAIIGGSALLADGIITPPISVSSAIEGLGLIYPDIPTVPIVIGILTVLFMVQAFGTSVVGTAFGPIMLVWFSMLAVLGLIQLVQAPGVLSALNPYYAYTLLTQYPGGFWLLGSVFLCTTGAEALYSDMGHCGRANIRVSWVFVKICLILNYFGQGAWLLSIQGQTLGERIPFYEVMPDWFLTTGIGIATAATVIASQALITGSFTLISEAIRLNFWPKVQLSYPSVQKGQLFVPSVNLLLWAGCVGVVLYFQESKNMEAAYGLAITLTMLMTTLLMTYYLYTHRYSPWGVVLFLGVYLALEGAFLVANLIKFPHGGWVSVLIGLTIAGVMFVWLQAFRIKLRLTEYVRIDQYLDAIKELSRDISIPKYATHLVFMSNAARQSEIETKIIYSIFQKRPKRADIYWFVHVDITDDPYTMEYKVNTLAADDCYKVTFRLGFRVEQRINLFFRKVIEDMVRNKEVDITSRYESLNRQNVIGDFRFVVLEKFLSYDNDLSAYERFIMNVYFFVKGFTTSEARWFGLDSSSVKVEQVPLIIRPVESIKLKRVNS from the coding sequence ATGGAAGACAAAAAGCATCTGGACACTGTCAAGGCCGCAGGCCTGCTGGTCGCTCTGGGCATCATTTACGGCGATATTGGCACGTCGCCCCTCTATACACTACGTGCTATTATCGACAACCGGGTTGTCGACGAAATACTGGTCAAGGGCGCGCTCTCCTGCGTTTTCTGGACCCTCACCCTACAAACATCCGTCAAGTATGTCATCCTGATCCTGCGCGCCGATAACCGTGGTGAAGGCGGTATCTTCGCGCTCTACGCCCTCATCCGGCGGCACGCCCGCTGGCTGACCATACCCGCCATTATTGGCGGTAGTGCGCTGCTCGCCGATGGTATTATTACTCCCCCCATTTCGGTTTCATCCGCCATTGAGGGACTAGGACTTATTTACCCTGATATTCCAACGGTACCCATTGTAATTGGCATTCTGACGGTACTCTTCATGGTACAGGCATTCGGGACCAGCGTGGTAGGTACTGCCTTTGGCCCCATTATGCTGGTCTGGTTTTCGATGCTGGCCGTGCTTGGTCTGATTCAGTTGGTTCAGGCACCCGGTGTCCTATCGGCGCTCAATCCGTACTACGCCTACACGCTGCTGACGCAATACCCTGGTGGCTTTTGGCTGCTCGGCTCGGTATTCCTCTGTACAACGGGGGCTGAAGCGCTATATTCAGATATGGGACACTGCGGCCGGGCCAACATCCGGGTGAGTTGGGTCTTTGTCAAAATTTGTCTGATCCTGAACTACTTCGGACAGGGCGCGTGGCTGCTGAGCATTCAGGGACAGACCCTGGGTGAGCGTATCCCGTTCTACGAAGTCATGCCCGACTGGTTCCTGACGACCGGAATCGGTATTGCCACCGCAGCTACCGTCATTGCCAGCCAGGCCCTTATTACGGGTTCGTTTACCCTGATCAGTGAAGCCATCCGGCTTAACTTCTGGCCCAAGGTTCAGCTCAGTTATCCATCGGTTCAGAAAGGACAACTGTTCGTTCCCAGCGTTAACCTGCTGCTGTGGGCGGGCTGCGTTGGGGTAGTTCTCTACTTCCAGGAATCGAAGAATATGGAAGCGGCTTACGGACTCGCCATTACGCTGACCATGCTGATGACGACCCTCCTGATGACGTATTATCTCTATACCCATCGGTACAGTCCGTGGGGCGTTGTTCTGTTTCTGGGCGTATACCTGGCCCTGGAAGGCGCGTTCCTGGTGGCTAACCTGATCAAGTTTCCCCACGGTGGCTGGGTGTCGGTGCTGATCGGCCTGACCATCGCCGGGGTTATGTTCGTCTGGCTGCAGGCGTTCCGCATCAAACTGCGCCTGACCGAATACGTGCGCATCGACCAATACCTGGACGCGATCAAAGAACTGAGCCGCGACATCAGTATTCCGAAATACGCAACACACCTGGTCTTCATGAGCAACGCGGCCCGGCAGTCGGAAATCGAGACGAAGATCATTTATTCCATCTTCCAGAAACGACCCAAACGCGCCGACATTTACTGGTTCGTCCACGTCGATATTACCGACGATCCCTACACCATGGAATACAAGGTGAACACGCTGGCCGCCGATGACTGTTATAAGGTCACGTTCCGGCTCGGGTTCCGGGTGGAGCAGCGAATAAACCTCTTCTTCCGGAAGGTCATTGAGGACATGGTACGCAACAAGGAAGTGGACATTACAAGCCGGTACGAGTCGCTCAACCGCCAGAACGTGATCGGCGATTTCCGGTTTGTGGTGCTGGAGAAATTCCTTTCCTACGACAATGATCTGTCAGCCTACGAACGGTTTATCATGAATGTCTACTTCTTCGTGAAGGGATTCACTACGTCAGAAGCTCGCTGGTTCGGGCTGGACAGCAGTTCGGTCAAAGTCGAGCAGGTGCCGCTGATCATTCGTCCCGTTGAAAGCATCAAACTCAAACGAGTGAACAGCTAG
- a CDS encoding S41 family peptidase — translation MRFLLLFPGLWLWTNSLQAQGSTDSCRCTQVFNQVHQKAAANYAGWADKVNVNTRPAFTRLVDSLQILARVTTSDTGCMTLLKRYKAFFRDGHFQVSLRASGKGTTSPVRKIPVVEADVRQQLLKRAGHRKPIEGIWETPDHSYTIAVVPDPQRADALVGVVLSATNPAWTPGSVKMELLPGSGNSINTLYRNAAFEVERVQLTQQGNFFDISGYGTWIRTFPETITAAERQAYEQAQSPLEFRQINPGVAYLRVSNFNVPKAEVDSLVKAHQAALARSPLLIIDIRNNFGGSNSSFSALLPLMNTNNFQDTHSYMRTSPDNIAAEEAMVARARAGKWDVDSVLNAWARDVARAKQHPDQLYRTEGELIRIDSVLPYPARVAVLINDKCYSSAEYFAFYAKQSRKTQLFGQHTGGVMDYGNVRNQTMDCSQFILRLPTTRSGWVDTSPVDNRGFQPDVPISATEPDWVAFVVNYYKQTPTSSTR, via the coding sequence ATGCGTTTTCTTCTACTTTTTCCGGGACTATGGCTGTGGACGAACAGCCTGCAAGCTCAAGGGTCGACCGATTCGTGCCGGTGCACCCAGGTATTTAATCAGGTCCATCAGAAAGCAGCCGCCAACTATGCCGGGTGGGCTGATAAAGTCAATGTCAACACCCGCCCTGCCTTTACCCGGCTGGTCGACAGCCTTCAAATACTGGCTCGCGTAACTACTTCCGATACGGGGTGTATGACCCTGCTCAAACGCTACAAAGCCTTTTTTCGGGACGGTCATTTTCAGGTGTCTCTCCGTGCATCCGGAAAAGGAACAACGTCCCCGGTTCGGAAAATACCCGTGGTTGAAGCCGATGTCCGACAGCAACTCCTGAAACGGGCGGGACATCGGAAGCCTATAGAAGGTATCTGGGAAACCCCCGATCACAGCTACACGATCGCGGTTGTGCCCGATCCGCAGCGGGCCGACGCACTGGTGGGCGTGGTGCTGTCGGCTACCAATCCGGCCTGGACCCCCGGCTCGGTCAAAATGGAACTGCTGCCGGGTAGCGGTAACTCGATCAATACCCTCTACCGCAACGCTGCTTTCGAGGTCGAACGGGTTCAACTTACCCAGCAGGGAAATTTCTTCGACATCAGTGGGTATGGAACCTGGATCAGAACTTTCCCGGAAACCATCACGGCCGCTGAACGGCAGGCCTATGAGCAGGCTCAGTCACCCCTTGAGTTCCGACAGATCAACCCCGGCGTAGCCTACCTACGCGTGAGTAACTTTAATGTTCCCAAAGCGGAAGTTGACAGTCTGGTGAAGGCGCACCAGGCAGCACTGGCGCGTTCTCCGCTGCTGATCATTGACATACGCAATAATTTTGGGGGGAGCAATTCGTCTTTCTCGGCCCTGCTGCCGCTGATGAATACCAATAACTTCCAGGATACGCACAGTTACATGCGCACCTCGCCCGACAACATTGCCGCCGAGGAAGCCATGGTAGCCCGGGCCCGGGCCGGTAAATGGGATGTCGACAGTGTACTTAACGCCTGGGCGCGTGATGTAGCCCGGGCCAAACAGCATCCCGACCAACTCTACCGAACGGAAGGTGAACTGATTCGAATTGATTCGGTACTGCCGTACCCCGCCCGGGTTGCGGTACTGATCAACGACAAATGCTACAGCAGTGCTGAGTATTTTGCCTTTTATGCCAAGCAAAGCCGGAAAACACAGTTGTTTGGTCAACATACCGGTGGCGTGATGGACTACGGTAACGTAAGGAACCAGACTATGGACTGCTCCCAATTTATACTTCGGTTGCCCACCACCCGATCGGGTTGGGTCGATACGAGTCCGGTTGATAACCGGGGATTCCAGCCCGACGTACCCATTTCGGCGACCGAACCCGACTGGGTGGCGTTTGTGGTCAACTACTACAAACAAACACCAACATCGTCAACCAGGTAG
- a CDS encoding YrzE family protein: protein MKRISWSAVFAGVLVAVVSQMLMTLLGLGIGLSTVDPVTEQNPTAGLGTGSALWYIVSSLLSLFIGGWIAGRLASAPRLFDGIIHGILTWCLATLITIYFLTTTIGSIIGGASRLVGSLVRTAGSAVAAAAPGIGNAVQGQLKEKGIDLKNLDITDLKREANKLLRQTGNANLNPDALERKADRAGQQTKTAAGRASEDPQSTDDIAGDLFTKLFRQGEATVNSVDRDDAVNVVMKRTGKSRGESEQIVDNWINTYKQAVAKVEQTKREAEVKAREVADATAASASKAAIFGFFGLLIGVVAAGYGAKTGTESKDSDSTLNRPIRTTR from the coding sequence ATGAAACGTATATCCTGGAGCGCCGTCTTTGCGGGAGTGCTGGTGGCCGTAGTGAGCCAGATGCTAATGACCCTGCTTGGGCTGGGTATTGGCCTTAGTACGGTCGACCCGGTCACCGAGCAGAACCCAACCGCCGGTCTGGGTACGGGGAGTGCCCTATGGTACATCGTCAGCAGTTTACTCTCCCTCTTTATCGGGGGCTGGATCGCCGGACGACTGGCCAGTGCCCCCCGCCTGTTCGACGGTATCATCCATGGGATACTGACCTGGTGTCTGGCCACGCTGATAACGATCTACTTCCTGACCACGACCATTGGCAGCATCATTGGCGGAGCCAGTCGGTTGGTTGGTAGCCTGGTTAGAACGGCCGGGTCGGCGGTGGCTGCGGCAGCACCCGGCATCGGCAACGCGGTGCAGGGGCAGTTGAAAGAAAAGGGTATTGATCTGAAAAATCTGGATATAACGGATTTGAAACGGGAAGCCAACAAATTGCTCCGGCAAACGGGGAATGCTAACCTGAATCCCGATGCCCTGGAACGCAAAGCCGATCGGGCAGGCCAGCAAACCAAAACTGCCGCCGGCCGGGCATCGGAAGACCCGCAATCAACAGATGACATTGCCGGTGATCTGTTCACTAAACTATTCAGACAGGGTGAAGCTACGGTCAACAGCGTGGATCGGGACGATGCGGTAAACGTGGTTATGAAACGGACGGGTAAGAGCCGGGGCGAATCGGAACAGATCGTTGATAACTGGATCAACACGTACAAACAAGCGGTGGCCAAGGTTGAACAGACCAAAAGAGAAGCCGAAGTAAAGGCGCGGGAAGTGGCCGATGCCACGGCTGCATCGGCGTCCAAAGCCGCTATTTTTGGCTTCTTCGGCCTACTGATCGGGGTCGTAGCGGCTGGCTACGGTGCTAAAACCGGGACCGAATCGAAAGACAGCGATTCGACGCTGAATCGGCCTATCCGGACAACGCGCTAG
- a CDS encoding SGNH/GDSL hydrolase family protein — MTNVFSTPLSLMLLLGSLLPIQSSKLTHSSSHREPAAPFLSAPVNAGTPPGKSSKSSLVATLDNVATLFKASPDPIRFVVQSDKQQIRIDEEVNLTITAQLLNITPSQLFYVPGSNAYTLKLILPPGFEQTGGDFTDYVTGNLSYASQPEKVYHIRGRFRSVTAGSSFRLLRSHGQASDQSLYAEKATITLQTGAADKAFEVLKKASADAVNATDMTLYVVADPRTASLANARAAAPLYQGYVDYAACDAVSGWIVNKNDLRTSQEVDIYVNGVKAATVLADQVRRDVASAFNITDFYNYGYVWVIPDYYKSNSVLTISVRPVETIQELTMSPRRTDICPGTGKPPVTTPPVTTTTTPPVTTTTTPPVTTTTTPPATTTTTPPVTTTTTPPVTTTTTPPASATTGGPLTMLPPTYNCSTGAIRFNTSGGDGTTIRYRATGITGWSTEPNQYLDEGSRVNADTPPFTLYAEQSGRSITYTWSRQATCNTTTPPSTTAPVTTPPVTTPPVTTTTTPPVTTTTVPGGSLTVLPPTYNCSTGAIRFNTSGGDGTTIRYRATGITGWTTEPNQYLDEGSRVNADTPTFTFYVEQSGKTVTYSWSRQATCSGTPPTTTPPVTTTTTPPVTTTTTPPTTTTPTSPENACSPTINAISYAWDGGNYSIAIRVKASAGSPQVKLSGPTSSDWSSMFTIDNDTRFWAKTGVNTGTYTVSVRQQADGGSGCSFTFSVPSTGKQLYPATGDPGTGSGTTPGSGCTPPAAPAISSLGGTQVCNNASITLTAAGCSGTVTWSGGQSGQSINVNAAGTYTATCTVNGCTSAPSSQLVITACTPTSNSKYNRVLYVGNSITIHGGSQFFLVNAQNPKRGMAATAPEKDYVHLMSARHQSLNASVENRTFASWNMGGQLDEATGPYWEGQSTKGDIDLGRFDPVASWKPDIVYIRLGENVTDWEITDQAQFQNRLKALIDKLISQSPGAKVILSTSVWDKPNYDRAIRAIGAERGYPIANFSDMWPNRQTNGFYAINPSIYNDAGTDNHPDDDGMAHIAELLWNATPK, encoded by the coding sequence ATGACCAACGTCTTTAGTACCCCGTTATCATTGATGTTGCTGCTCGGATCGCTCTTGCCCATCCAGAGCAGTAAGTTGACTCACTCCAGTTCGCATCGCGAACCAGCAGCACCCTTCCTTTCCGCCCCGGTTAATGCGGGCACCCCCCCCGGCAAAAGTTCGAAAAGCAGCCTAGTCGCTACACTTGACAATGTTGCCACGCTCTTCAAAGCAAGTCCTGATCCTATTCGCTTCGTGGTCCAGTCCGACAAACAGCAGATCAGAATCGATGAAGAAGTCAATCTGACCATTACCGCCCAGCTGCTCAATATCACCCCCAGTCAGCTGTTTTACGTACCCGGCTCCAATGCGTATACGCTGAAATTGATACTGCCACCCGGCTTTGAACAAACGGGGGGCGACTTCACCGACTACGTAACCGGTAATCTTTCCTATGCCTCGCAGCCCGAAAAGGTCTATCATATACGAGGTCGGTTCCGGTCGGTCACTGCCGGGTCGAGTTTTCGTCTGCTGCGCAGCCACGGTCAGGCCAGCGATCAGAGCCTGTACGCCGAAAAGGCAACGATTACGCTCCAGACCGGAGCCGCCGATAAAGCCTTTGAAGTGCTCAAGAAAGCATCGGCCGATGCGGTTAACGCAACCGATATGACGTTGTATGTAGTTGCCGATCCCAGAACAGCTTCGCTGGCTAACGCCCGTGCTGCGGCCCCTCTCTATCAGGGATATGTCGACTACGCAGCCTGCGACGCTGTATCGGGCTGGATCGTGAACAAGAATGATCTGCGCACATCGCAGGAAGTTGATATTTACGTCAACGGCGTTAAAGCCGCTACGGTACTGGCCGATCAAGTCCGGCGCGACGTGGCGAGTGCCTTCAATATCACTGATTTCTACAACTACGGCTACGTTTGGGTTATTCCGGACTATTACAAATCCAACAGTGTCCTGACCATTTCGGTCCGACCTGTGGAAACAATTCAGGAGCTAACGATGAGTCCCCGCCGAACCGACATCTGTCCCGGTACCGGGAAGCCTCCGGTTACTACCCCGCCGGTCACGACCACCACGACGCCACCCGTCACCACGACAACAACGCCACCCGTCACGACCACCACGACGCCACCGGCTACCACCACCACAACTCCGCCGGTAACGACGACCACCACACCCCCGGTTACCACCACCACGACACCCCCTGCCAGCGCGACAACAGGCGGCCCGCTGACGATGTTGCCACCAACCTACAACTGTTCAACGGGAGCCATCCGGTTCAATACCAGCGGGGGCGATGGAACCACCATTCGCTACCGGGCCACTGGTATTACGGGCTGGTCGACCGAACCGAACCAGTACCTGGATGAAGGGTCGCGCGTGAATGCCGATACGCCACCGTTTACGCTGTACGCCGAGCAATCCGGCCGTTCCATCACGTACACCTGGTCGCGTCAGGCTACCTGTAACACGACGACGCCACCGAGCACAACGGCTCCGGTTACGACGCCACCGGTTACGACGCCACCGGTTACGACAACGACAACACCACCGGTTACGACGACAACGGTACCGGGTGGGTCGCTGACTGTACTGCCACCAACCTACAACTGTTCAACGGGAGCCATCCGGTTCAACACCAGCGGGGGCGATGGAACCACCATTCGCTACCGGGCCACTGGTATTACGGGTTGGACGACTGAACCGAACCAGTACCTCGATGAAGGGTCGCGCGTGAATGCCGATACACCTACCTTCACATTCTACGTAGAGCAGTCGGGTAAAACGGTAACCTACAGCTGGTCGCGCCAGGCTACCTGCTCCGGTACCCCACCAACGACGACACCTCCGGTGACGACGACGACTACTCCGCCGGTTACCACAACGACAACACCCCCAACGACGACCACCCCGACTAGTCCGGAGAATGCCTGCTCGCCCACGATCAATGCCATCAGCTACGCCTGGGACGGGGGTAACTATTCGATCGCGATCCGGGTCAAAGCAAGCGCGGGTAGCCCGCAGGTGAAGTTGAGCGGACCTACCAGCAGCGACTGGAGTTCTATGTTTACCATCGACAACGATACCCGTTTCTGGGCCAAAACCGGCGTCAATACGGGAACATACACGGTTTCCGTGCGTCAGCAGGCCGATGGCGGATCAGGTTGCTCCTTCACGTTCAGCGTACCCAGTACCGGTAAGCAGCTTTATCCCGCTACTGGCGATCCGGGAACGGGAAGCGGGACAACACCCGGAAGCGGCTGTACACCGCCTGCCGCACCGGCCATCAGTTCGTTGGGCGGAACCCAGGTTTGCAACAACGCTTCCATTACGCTAACAGCCGCTGGGTGCAGTGGTACCGTAACCTGGTCGGGCGGTCAGTCGGGTCAGAGTATCAATGTGAACGCAGCCGGTACCTACACGGCGACCTGCACCGTCAATGGGTGCACGAGCGCACCATCCAGCCAGCTTGTCATCACGGCCTGTACGCCAACGTCAAACAGCAAATACAACCGGGTACTGTACGTGGGTAATTCGATTACTATACACGGCGGTAGCCAGTTCTTCCTCGTCAACGCGCAGAACCCCAAGCGGGGTATGGCCGCTACGGCACCCGAAAAAGACTACGTGCACCTGATGTCGGCCAGGCACCAGTCCCTGAATGCTTCCGTGGAGAACCGGACATTTGCGAGCTGGAACATGGGTGGACAACTCGACGAGGCAACGGGTCCGTACTGGGAAGGGCAAAGCACCAAAGGCGACATTGACCTTGGTCGTTTCGATCCCGTTGCATCCTGGAAACCCGATATCGTTTACATCCGCCTGGGTGAGAACGTAACAGACTGGGAAATTACCGATCAGGCACAGTTCCAAAACCGGCTGAAAGCATTGATCGATAAACTGATCTCGCAATCGCCGGGTGCCAAGGTGATCCTGTCCACTTCGGTCTGGGACAAACCTAACTATGACAGAGCCATCCGGGCCATCGGTGCCGAACGCGGCTATCCCATTGCCAACTTCTCCGACATGTGGCCCAACCGTCAGACCAATGGGTTCTATGCCATCAATCCGAGTATTTACAATGATGCTGGTACGGATAACCACCCCGACGATGATGGTATGGCGCACATTGCTGAACTGCTCTGGAATGCTACGCCCAAATAA